The DNA window TTGGCGTGATTCCATCATTTGCTAAAGAAGAGCTTGGCAGCCTTAACTTCGGTCTCTTCATATCGTCCGTTATCCCTTTGGCGTTGGTTTATCTTACCGAAGCCAGCTGGCTTGTGGGTTTGGTTTTGCTGTTGATTTTTGTCTTTTACACATATCAGCTGTCGAAGATAAGAATTCCACCAGAGGAAGGAACAAGCGTTTCTGAGGGTGAGAAAAAGAAGTTGAGACTATACGTTCTACTCACTTTCTTAGGAATCGCTGGCGTCATTTTAAGTGCGTATTTTCTTGTCGAATCCGCTGTTGCCGTAGCAGAATTTGCAGGGATACCCAGACAGATAATAGGAGCTACAATAATCGCATTCGGGACTAGTCTGCCAGAACTCAGTGTAAGCTTGAAAGCATTCCTCAAGGGGCATCCTGCGCTGGCTTTAGGTAATATTGTTGGTAGTAGTTTCATAAACATAACTTTGATACTTGGAATCACATTATTCTTTCCCGCATTAGCAGGTAAGTCTTTAACCATGAACATGATTGTTTTCCAAGATTTGGTCATCTTTTCTCTCATCACCAACCTGTTTTTCTGGTATTTCCTGTCAATGGGCAGGTTGACATGGAGAGAAGGCGCCATATTTCTATTCATCTACGGACTTTTCCTAGCGACAACTCTCGGCGCAATACGACTACAACCGCCAGCGACATAGCTATTTCCTCTTCATGAAAACTTCTGGAATCACAAAGAAACCCCAAGAAGCAAAAAAGGCGACAATGATCCAGTCAAGCAAACCTAATCCTCCGAACTCGACTGGAGTTACGTAGTAGCCCCGGGCAGGATTTAAACAACAATTTAACAGCAAATCTCTATTAGGGTTACAGGTAGGCCTCGGTTACGTATCTGCGCATCATTCTGAGACT is part of the Candidatus Bathyarchaeia archaeon genome and encodes:
- a CDS encoding sodium:calcium antiporter, with the translated sequence MEVIVHLVIILVSLVILDQASHLTITNSIKMSDITGLAKTAVGFSLLAFSTSLPELSVAFISAFSGEGAISVGNVLGSNIVNICLIVGLAAFLLSLRSQRGIGVIPSFAKEELGSLNFGLFISSVIPLALVYLTEASWLVGLVLLLIFVFYTYQLSKIRIPPEEGTSVSEGEKKKLRLYVLLTFLGIAGVILSAYFLVESAVAVAEFAGIPRQIIGATIIAFGTSLPELSVSLKAFLKGHPALALGNIVGSSFINITLILGITLFFPALAGKSLTMNMIVFQDLVIFSLITNLFFWYFLSMGRLTWREGAIFLFIYGLFLATTLGAIRLQPPAT